A genomic stretch from Juglans microcarpa x Juglans regia isolate MS1-56 chromosome 3S, Jm3101_v1.0, whole genome shotgun sequence includes:
- the LOC121258639 gene encoding uncharacterized protein LOC121258639 — protein MPANDVRVVVNFLRKNIFYRFGTPRTIISDGGKHFCNYQFEARLTKYGVTHHVATPNDPQTSGQVDVSNWELKRILEKTMSTFQTDGTSPYWLVYGKAYHLLVDLEHIAYWVTRTLNFDLQAAGKKRILQINETDEFRNDAYENARIYKDTTKRWHDKHILRREFKIGKKVLLFNSRLQLFLG, from the exons ATGCCAGCCAATGATGTGAGGGTTGTAGTGAATTTCCTGCGGAAGAACATCTTTTACCGATTTGGTACTCCGAGGACCATAATCAGTGATGGCGGTAAGCATTTTTGCAATTACCAATTTGAAGCGCGACTAACTAAGTATGGAGTTACCCATCACGTGGCGACACCAAACGATCCTCAAACGAGCGGCCAGGTCGATGTGTCAAATTGGGAGCTGAAGCGCATACTGGAGAAGACCATGAGCACCTTTCAGACAGATGG GACATCGCCTTATTGGCTCGTTTATGGAAAAGCCTACCATCTGCTTGTGGATCTAGAACACATAGCCTATTGGGTGACGAGGACactgaactttgatttacaagcgGCTGGTAAGAAGAGAATACTGCAGATTAACGAGACGGATGAATTCcgcaatgatgcttatgagaatgctcGGATTTACAAAGATACAACTAAAAGATGGCACGATAAGCATATTCTAAGGAGGGAATTCAAAATCGGGAAGAAAGttctattatttaactcaagacttcAACTCTTCCTAGGATAG
- the LOC121258640 gene encoding uncharacterized protein LOC121258640 codes for MENQKVEKLARVTSGQEGSTLPDNTVVKTIEVLSLRIQVMTIQLRIPDWAASIVKYFEIGEMPKDRQEARKIKNREAHYTMIEAVLYQQGHLAPLLICISPEKAQYMLAKIHEGICRNHSGGQTLAGKVTRVGYYWSQPL; via the coding sequence ATGGAAAATCAGAAGGTGGAAAAATTGGCACGCGTAACATCTGGGCAGGAAGGCTCAACCTTGCCGGATAACACGGTGGTTAAGACAATAGAAGTGCTCTCTCTCAGGATTCAGGTCATGACAATACAACTTAGGATCCCAGACTGGGCAGCAAGTATAGTCAAGTATTTTGAAATTGGTGAAATGCCTAAAGATAGGCAGGAGGCAAGAAAAATCAAGAATAGAGAGGCGCACTACACCATGATCGAGGCAGTCCTGTATCAGCAGGGTCACTTAGCTCCTCTCCTAATATGTATCTCCCCGGAAAAAGCGCAATACATGTTAGCAAAAATACATGAGGGAATCTGCAGGAACCATTCAGGAGGACAGACACTAGCCGGGAAAGTGACGAGAGTGGGTTACTACTGGTCCCAACCTCTCTGA